In one Saccharibacillus brassicae genomic region, the following are encoded:
- a CDS encoding helix-turn-helix domain-containing protein: MQSIYERIEQLIKSSGMTKKAFGERLSISAGNLGDWRRGKSTPSTHKLIEIAAYFSVSLDWLMTGKEWQPEEVKETGGRYFFESLGQSDCQLDQLTEEEKTFMREYMAFAAYRRSREADSGESRDRED, from the coding sequence TTGCAGTCGATCTACGAACGAATCGAGCAGTTGATCAAGAGCAGCGGCATGACCAAAAAGGCGTTCGGCGAACGCCTCAGTATCAGTGCGGGCAATTTGGGCGATTGGCGCAGAGGCAAATCCACGCCGAGCACGCACAAACTGATCGAGATCGCCGCCTATTTTTCGGTAAGCCTGGATTGGCTGATGACGGGCAAAGAATGGCAGCCCGAAGAAGTCAAAGAAACGGGCGGCCGTTATTTTTTTGAAAGTTTGGGGCAATCGGATTGCCAGCTGGATCAGCTGACCGAAGAAGAGAAAACGTTCATGCGCGAATACATGGCGTTTGCCGCGTACCGGAGAAGCCGCGAGGCGGACAGCGGGGAATCGCGGGATCGGGAAGACTAG
- a CDS encoding thiol-disulfide oxidoreductase DCC family protein, protein MTTWNPDSKTAEKSAVRTDEPHIVLIDGVCHFCQGAVRFIVARDPKGTFEFASLQSDLGKELAGGTGFEDSSEPNTLVLIENGRKYVRSAAALRIARRLRFPWPLLYALIVVPRPLRNAVYRYIARNRYRWFGKDDTCPIPPPSVRKRFLDTGAGQA, encoded by the coding sequence GTGACTACCTGGAACCCCGACAGCAAAACGGCCGAGAAATCGGCCGTACGGACAGATGAACCGCATATCGTACTGATCGACGGCGTTTGCCATTTTTGCCAGGGAGCGGTGCGATTTATCGTAGCCCGCGATCCGAAAGGCACTTTTGAATTCGCTTCGCTGCAATCGGACCTCGGCAAGGAACTGGCCGGCGGAACCGGCTTCGAAGACTCCAGCGAACCGAATACGCTCGTCCTGATCGAAAACGGACGCAAATACGTGCGCTCCGCCGCCGCTCTGCGCATCGCGCGCCGCCTGCGTTTTCCGTGGCCGCTGCTGTACGCGCTGATCGTCGTGCCGCGCCCGCTGCGCAACGCCGTCTACCGCTATATCGCCCGCAACCGCTACCGCTGGTTCGGCAAAGACGATACGTGCCCGATTCCGCCGCCCAGCGTGCGAAAACGGTTCCTGGATACGGGAGCGGGGCAGGCCTAA
- a CDS encoding urease accessory protein UreF: MHSGQKLLSYMTLLETSSPSPVGCIKEDMNGNRLSGVEAFEEVMRSYIHPRLTHIEGRAIEDLYGAFARGDVETAFRIDRSLRTKTCPNEIDTEMRRSGRKVLKLSKSLYPWINFAPFAEALQTGQAFGCLPLCYAWINFNLEIEPEQAVTAYLYHHTTLYVDHCARLLNLDDVTRRKLLMRMIDDVSERWSRARTTTEPAFMSADAYGTPIQKTL, translated from the coding sequence ATGCACAGCGGACAAAAGCTTCTCAGTTACATGACCCTGCTCGAAACGTCGTCCCCGTCGCCCGTCGGCTGCATTAAAGAGGATATGAACGGCAATCGCCTGAGCGGCGTCGAAGCTTTTGAAGAAGTGATGCGGTCGTATATCCATCCCCGATTGACGCATATCGAAGGACGCGCGATCGAAGATCTGTACGGCGCTTTCGCCCGCGGCGATGTCGAGACGGCGTTCCGGATCGACCGGAGCCTGCGCACGAAAACTTGTCCCAACGAAATCGATACCGAGATGCGCCGCTCCGGACGCAAAGTGCTGAAGCTGTCGAAATCGCTCTACCCGTGGATAAATTTCGCGCCGTTCGCGGAAGCGCTCCAGACCGGCCAAGCGTTCGGCTGCCTCCCGCTCTGCTATGCCTGGATCAATTTCAATCTGGAGATCGAACCCGAGCAAGCCGTAACGGCTTATCTCTACCACCATACGACCTTGTACGTCGATCATTGCGCCCGCTTGTTGAACCTGGACGACGTGACCCGGCGCAAGCTGCTGATGCGAATGATCGACGACGTGTCGGAGCGCTGGTCGCGCGCGCGGACGACGACGGAGCCTGCCTTCATGTCCGCCGACGCTTACGGGACGCCTATCCAAAAAACGCTTTGA
- a CDS encoding organic hydroperoxide resistance protein: MESLYTAKATARRGGRSGIVESEDGALNLQLSVPKGLGGGGGTGTNPEELFAAGYSACFESALANIARKEKLDIPDTEVTCHIHIGKDETDGGFKLAGKLEVRIPGLDPDKAKDLVEKAHAFCPYSKATRGNMDVELSVV, from the coding sequence ATGGAATCTTTATATACGGCAAAAGCAACGGCCCGCAGAGGCGGAAGAAGCGGAATCGTCGAATCGGAGGACGGAGCGCTGAATCTGCAGCTGTCCGTACCGAAAGGGCTCGGAGGCGGCGGAGGCACCGGCACCAATCCGGAAGAACTGTTCGCGGCCGGCTACAGCGCCTGCTTCGAGAGCGCTCTGGCCAACATCGCCCGCAAAGAAAAGCTCGATATTCCCGATACCGAAGTCACCTGCCATATCCATATCGGCAAAGACGAGACGGACGGCGGATTCAAGCTTGCGGGCAAGCTGGAAGTGCGCATTCCGGGACTCGATCCCGACAAAGCCAAAGATCTGGTAGAAAAAGCGCATGCGTTCTGCCCGTACTCCAAAGCGACGCGCGGCAACATGGACGTGGAACTGAGCGTCGTCTAA
- a CDS encoding TadE/TadG family type IV pilus assembly protein has product MQRIAGKNRRFAGERGSIVVEASLVLPLFLLVFVFLVYIVQMTAYSTVLQTTASEAAKQVATHLYPVQTAADNLRRLEPVSKALQGFSKISFAELAATYGSALPDPIGKWVAEAAATGDLPLQALKDEAASSVLDPVIKPLLGPLIANGPLEDDRLHVIGISVPTTGAGNRPYFGVELTYELPLQVPFTGKPLSIRAKAEERVWIGDTGEQAGAGTGAAAGTGTQSGRPAVITSVPNPAYPGRKATVTARVQPRQRATIKVVYKSGSSTARYLGQQTADAAGNLSWTWLVGGNTTSGDWTLIVEAEGAAAAEASFEVR; this is encoded by the coding sequence ATGCAGCGGATTGCAGGCAAGAACCGGCGCTTCGCCGGCGAACGGGGCAGTATCGTGGTGGAAGCTTCGCTCGTCCTGCCCCTGTTTCTGCTTGTTTTCGTTTTTTTGGTCTATATCGTGCAGATGACGGCGTATTCGACCGTTCTGCAGACGACGGCTTCCGAAGCCGCCAAGCAGGTCGCAACCCACCTCTACCCGGTCCAGACCGCGGCGGACAATCTGCGTCGGTTAGAGCCGGTATCCAAAGCGCTGCAGGGGTTTTCCAAAATTTCGTTTGCCGAATTGGCTGCGACATACGGATCCGCGCTGCCCGATCCGATCGGCAAATGGGTCGCGGAAGCGGCCGCCACCGGCGACCTTCCGCTGCAGGCGCTCAAAGACGAAGCGGCTTCGAGCGTGCTTGATCCGGTGATCAAGCCGCTGCTGGGTCCGCTGATCGCGAACGGGCCGCTGGAAGACGACAGGCTGCACGTTATCGGGATCAGCGTTCCGACGACGGGAGCCGGCAATCGGCCTTATTTCGGCGTCGAACTGACTTACGAACTTCCGCTTCAAGTGCCTTTTACGGGAAAGCCTTTGTCGATCCGCGCCAAAGCGGAAGAACGGGTCTGGATCGGAGATACCGGGGAACAGGCGGGGGCCGGCACAGGTGCCGCAGCGGGTACGGGCACGCAATCCGGCAGGCCTGCGGTCATCACGTCCGTGCCGAATCCGGCTTACCCGGGCCGAAAGGCGACCGTGACGGCCCGCGTACAGCCGCGGCAGCGCGCGACGATCAAAGTCGTGTACAAAAGCGGCAGCAGCACAGCGCGCTATCTGGGGCAGCAGACGGCCGACGCCGCCGGTAATCTGTCCTGGACCTGGCTGGTCGGCGGCAATACGACTTCCGGCGATTGGACGCTGATCGTGGAAGCCGAAGGGGCAGCGGCGGCCGAAGCCTCGTTCGAAGTCCGCTAA
- a CDS encoding SprT family protein has protein sequence MTDAELQKWIERLSLEHFGVPFRHRAFFNARLRSTGGRYALRSHDIDINPRQLAAHGAEAVEGIIKHELCHYHLHIAGRGYRHRDADFKRLLARVGGSRYCQALPDPTRRTLPFKYRLVCADCGMEYKRKRRMDVSRYRCGRCAGNLRLEELNADDVRKID, from the coding sequence ATGACGGACGCCGAGCTGCAGAAATGGATCGAACGCTTATCGCTGGAACATTTCGGCGTGCCGTTCCGGCATCGGGCTTTTTTCAATGCAAGGCTGCGTTCGACCGGAGGGCGCTACGCGCTGCGTTCGCACGATATCGATATCAATCCGAGGCAGTTGGCGGCGCACGGCGCAGAAGCGGTGGAAGGGATCATCAAGCATGAATTGTGCCATTATCACTTGCACATCGCCGGACGCGGCTACCGCCACCGGGACGCCGACTTCAAGCGCCTGCTGGCCCGGGTAGGAGGGAGCCGGTACTGTCAGGCGCTGCCGGACCCAACCAGGCGCACACTGCCGTTCAAATACAGGTTGGTCTGCGCGGACTGCGGCATGGAATACAAGCGCAAACGCCGCATGGACGTCTCGCGCTACCGCTGCGGGCGCTGCGCAGGCAATCTGCGGCTCGAAGAATTGAACGCGGACGACGTGCGGAAGATCGATTGA
- a CDS encoding glutathione peroxidase: MSVYEYEARTSKGDEVKLSDYAGKVVLVVNTASKCGFTPQFQGLQDLYDKYHDRGLEILGFPSNQFKEQDPGTNEEIAEFCQVNYGVKFPIFEKVDVKGENAHPLFQYLSDEAPGLMGSKSVKWNFTKFLIDKEGRPVKRFAPQTAPDQLEKDIEKLLG, encoded by the coding sequence ATGTCCGTGTATGAATACGAAGCCCGCACGTCCAAGGGGGACGAAGTCAAGCTGTCCGATTACGCAGGAAAAGTGGTGCTCGTTGTCAACACCGCGAGCAAGTGCGGATTTACGCCGCAGTTCCAGGGCTTGCAGGATCTGTACGACAAATACCACGACCGCGGCCTGGAGATTCTCGGCTTCCCGAGCAACCAGTTCAAGGAACAGGACCCCGGCACCAACGAGGAAATCGCAGAGTTTTGCCAAGTGAACTACGGCGTCAAATTCCCGATCTTCGAAAAAGTGGACGTCAAAGGCGAAAACGCGCATCCCCTGTTCCAATATTTGAGCGACGAAGCGCCGGGCCTTATGGGTTCCAAATCGGTCAAATGGAACTTCACCAAATTCCTGATCGACAAAGAAGGCCGCCCGGTCAAGCGCTTCGCTCCGCAAACGGCACCGGATCAGCTGGAGAAAGACATCGAAAAACTGCTCGGCTGA
- a CDS encoding type II secretion system F family protein, with amino-acid sequence MPRTGRNGIGRSSAGGIKSVTSDSADSVSTRKRENLSPADKLKDYTVYALAGYERIVSTAAAAGLLFAVGMLFYQMWLLALLLALPALKAPALWRVRQIERTRTLLKLHFKQALYSLSSSMAAGRSVENAFREAAKDLELLYPGGGSDMIRELDVIATRLEYGEPIESALLDFGRRARIEDIDHFIDVFVTCKRTGGDLIEVVRRTSAVIGEKMDIQQDISVMIAQKKFESNILLATPFVFILFINASAPEFMAPLYGSPLGVILATVGLGLMFLSAWLMRRIMNIRI; translated from the coding sequence ATGCCGCGTACAGGGCGAAACGGCATAGGCAGAAGTTCCGCGGGCGGAATCAAATCCGTCACATCGGATTCCGCAGACAGCGTATCCACGCGGAAGCGGGAGAATTTGTCTCCGGCGGACAAATTGAAAGATTATACGGTCTACGCGTTGGCCGGCTACGAGCGTATCGTCAGCACGGCTGCGGCCGCCGGCCTGTTGTTTGCGGTCGGGATGCTGTTCTACCAGATGTGGCTGCTGGCCCTGCTGTTGGCGCTGCCAGCGCTCAAAGCTCCCGCGCTATGGCGCGTTCGGCAGATCGAACGCACGCGCACGCTGCTCAAGCTGCATTTCAAGCAGGCGTTGTACTCGTTGTCGTCGTCGATGGCCGCGGGCCGCTCGGTCGAAAACGCGTTTCGCGAAGCCGCGAAAGATCTGGAGCTGCTGTATCCGGGCGGCGGCAGCGACATGATTCGGGAGCTGGACGTGATCGCGACGCGGCTGGAATACGGCGAACCGATCGAATCGGCGCTGCTCGACTTCGGCCGGCGGGCCCGGATCGAAGACATCGACCATTTTATCGACGTTTTCGTGACATGCAAGCGGACGGGCGGCGACCTGATCGAAGTGGTTCGGCGCACGTCGGCGGTGATCGGGGAGAAGATGGATATCCAGCAGGATATCTCGGTCATGATCGCGCAGAAAAAATTCGAGTCGAACATTTTGCTTGCGACGCCGTTCGTCTTTATTTTGTTCATTAACGCTTCCGCGCCGGAATTTATGGCTCCGCTGTACGGTTCGCCGCTGGGCGTCATCTTGGCGACCGTTGGCCTGGGCCTGATGTTCCTCAGCGCCTGGCTGATGCGGCGCATCATGAACATTCGGATCTGA
- a CDS encoding serine hydrolase domain-containing protein: MQSTQLPRRRPEEVGIDPRGILSFLDAVAEDRFDLRSFMLLRRGSVAAEGWWAPHAPEDRHALYSVSKSFTSTAIGLAVEEGRLAVDDKVADLLPELLPEDPHPNLLKMTVHDLLVMGTGQSKDPLERVRPVPEADWARAFLAADVEHAPGSVFAYSSGATYMLSVILQKLTGEKVVDYLEPRLFAPLGIANKTWQESPQGVTTGGWGLKLSSEDLSKFGQLYLQKGQWNGQRLIAEDWIRLATSKRIENGDNQGGDWTRGYGYQFWVCRHGAYRADGAFGQFCLVLPEQDAVIVLTSAISRTQELLEAVWTHLLPAMQDAPSAPGAAGDEAAERLRKLAYAPEPAGEAPADEPWSGRTYRLDGELDGGLKLAAVRLTAEREDSLRLELWEAGDAPAPGERPAIALLCGAGEWHKTETPVPAGRSSSFPPDLGPAHGWFGRRGDGSLRITVRFSEEPIILDLTASFGADRLELSVHGNPEFGQKEQKLLGTADKAEERA, from the coding sequence ATGCAATCCACGCAACTGCCAAGACGCCGGCCCGAAGAAGTCGGCATCGATCCGCGCGGCATCCTCTCTTTCCTCGATGCCGTCGCCGAAGACCGCTTTGACCTGCGCAGCTTCATGCTGCTTCGCCGCGGCTCCGTCGCCGCCGAAGGCTGGTGGGCGCCGCACGCGCCGGAAGACCGCCACGCGCTGTATTCGGTCAGCAAAAGCTTCACGTCGACCGCGATCGGCCTTGCGGTCGAAGAAGGACGGCTTGCCGTCGACGACAAAGTCGCCGACCTGCTGCCGGAGCTGCTGCCCGAAGATCCGCATCCCAACCTGCTCAAGATGACCGTGCACGACCTGCTCGTCATGGGCACAGGCCAGTCGAAAGATCCGCTGGAACGCGTTCGCCCGGTGCCGGAAGCCGATTGGGCCCGCGCCTTTTTGGCGGCGGACGTCGAACACGCACCCGGCAGCGTTTTTGCTTACAGCAGCGGCGCGACGTACATGCTGTCGGTCATCCTGCAAAAGCTGACGGGAGAAAAAGTCGTCGATTATCTGGAACCGCGTCTGTTCGCGCCGCTCGGCATCGCAAACAAAACGTGGCAGGAAAGTCCGCAGGGCGTTACGACCGGCGGCTGGGGCCTCAAGCTGTCCAGCGAAGACCTGTCGAAGTTCGGCCAGCTCTATCTGCAAAAAGGACAATGGAACGGGCAGCGCCTGATCGCCGAAGACTGGATACGACTGGCGACGTCGAAACGTATCGAGAACGGCGACAACCAGGGCGGCGACTGGACGCGCGGCTACGGCTACCAGTTCTGGGTATGCCGGCACGGCGCTTATCGCGCCGACGGAGCGTTCGGACAGTTCTGCCTCGTGCTGCCGGAGCAGGATGCCGTTATCGTATTGACGTCCGCGATCTCGCGGACGCAGGAGCTGCTGGAAGCGGTCTGGACGCATCTGCTGCCGGCGATGCAGGATGCGCCTTCGGCGCCGGGCGCGGCGGGCGACGAAGCCGCGGAGCGGCTGCGGAAGCTCGCCTACGCGCCGGAGCCGGCGGGCGAAGCGCCGGCGGACGAGCCCTGGTCCGGCCGGACCTACCGGCTGGACGGGGAACTGGACGGCGGCCTGAAGCTTGCGGCCGTCCGCTTGACGGCGGAGCGCGAAGACTCGCTCCGGCTGGAGCTGTGGGAAGCCGGCGACGCCCCGGCCCCGGGCGAACGCCCCGCGATCGCGCTGCTCTGCGGCGCGGGCGAATGGCACAAGACCGAGACGCCGGTTCCGGCCGGCCGTTCTTCGAGCTTCCCGCCGGATCTCGGTCCGGCCCACGGCTGGTTCGGCCGCCGCGGCGACGGCTCGCTGCGGATCACCGTTCGGTTCTCGGAAGAACCGATCATCCTGGATCTGACGGCCTCGTTCGGGGCCGACCGGCTGGAATTGTCCGTGCACGGCAATCCCGAGTTCGGGCAGAAGGAACAAAAGCTGCTAGGCACGGCCGACAAAGCCGAGGAACGCGCTTGA
- a CDS encoding type II secretion system F family protein, which yields MLVTACSGLLLLAAACALLFALAKRQPVHRKIAALPMEGIRMRGLLAPMLVLVERMRLAARFPIFFHRLQSSVQRGEGLRSSTERTMLFLAHMLLHAVLMLTFGCVMAIANHGSAAWLAIGLGLAAVLPIALIKDLASKVKRREEAVLLELPEMLNKIVLLVGAGETVQQAIVRCSQQKEGVDHPLYKELDRMVAEWRSGDPFHQAFEQFGKRCGVQDATVFVTTVLLNHKRGGGEFALALRDLSRTLWEKRKALGRIQGERASSKMVFPMALILFVVMLMVGGPAMMLIQM from the coding sequence ATGCTCGTCACGGCTTGTTCGGGACTGCTGCTGCTCGCTGCCGCGTGCGCGCTGTTGTTCGCCTTGGCGAAGCGGCAGCCCGTGCACCGGAAAATTGCGGCGCTGCCGATGGAAGGCATCCGCATGCGGGGGCTGCTTGCGCCGATGCTGGTGCTCGTAGAACGGATGCGGCTCGCCGCGCGCTTCCCGATTTTTTTCCATCGGCTTCAATCTTCCGTGCAGCGCGGCGAAGGACTGCGGAGCAGCACGGAGAGAACGATGCTGTTTCTGGCGCATATGCTGCTGCACGCCGTGCTGATGCTGACGTTCGGATGCGTCATGGCGATTGCCAATCACGGCTCCGCCGCCTGGCTCGCGATCGGACTCGGCCTTGCGGCCGTGCTGCCGATCGCGCTGATCAAAGACCTGGCGTCGAAGGTCAAGCGCCGGGAAGAAGCCGTTTTGCTGGAACTGCCGGAAATGTTGAACAAAATCGTGCTGTTGGTCGGCGCGGGCGAGACGGTGCAGCAGGCGATCGTCCGCTGCTCGCAGCAAAAAGAAGGCGTCGACCACCCGCTGTACAAAGAACTGGACCGCATGGTTGCCGAGTGGCGCAGCGGAGATCCTTTTCATCAGGCGTTCGAGCAGTTCGGCAAACGCTGCGGCGTGCAGGACGCTACCGTATTCGTCACGACCGTGCTGCTCAATCACAAGCGCGGCGGCGGAGAATTTGCGTTGGCGCTGAGAGACTTGTCGAGAACGCTTTGGGAAAAGCGCAAAGCGCTCGGCCGTATTCAAGGAGAACGAGCCTCGTCGAAAATGGTTTTTCCGATGGCTTTGATCTTGTTCGTCGTCATGCTCATGGTCGGAGGACCGGCCATGATGTTGATTCAAATGTAA
- a CDS encoding CpaF family protein → MREELFRVMRAEVRSSLDVTQSADDGELMRRIERKVLSDSRAAAMTSGEKRTLVRRVYDSFRGLDILQPLVDDKSVTEIMINGHTEIFIERAGEVVRVPQRFESQEKLEDLVQSIVSGVNRIVNESSPIVDARLKDGSRVNVVLPPIALKGPTVTIRKFPERPMTLDDLVRHGALDEDAALLLKHLVRSRYNLFISGGTGSGKTTFLNALSQYIPPDERVITIEDSAELQIVTVPNLVSLETRNANMEGKGEISIRDLIRSSLRMRPNRIVVGEVRGAEALDMLQAMNTGHSGSLSTGHSNSAQDMVSRLETMVLSGADLPVAVVRQQISSAIDLIVHLSRLRDRSRRVVEISEVSGMEDGAVKLRNLFRFEEEGERDGRIVGCLRRSAEPMLRTDKLRDAGTADWRRLAGLPERR, encoded by the coding sequence GTGCGGGAAGAGTTGTTTCGCGTTATGCGGGCCGAAGTCCGCTCTTCGCTCGATGTCACGCAGTCCGCGGACGACGGCGAGCTGATGCGGCGGATCGAACGCAAAGTGCTGTCCGATTCGCGTGCTGCCGCGATGACGTCCGGCGAGAAGCGGACGCTCGTGCGCCGGGTCTACGATTCGTTTCGCGGCCTGGACATTTTGCAGCCGCTGGTCGACGACAAAAGCGTGACGGAGATCATGATCAACGGACACACGGAAATTTTTATCGAACGCGCCGGGGAAGTCGTTCGCGTTCCGCAGCGTTTCGAATCGCAGGAGAAGCTGGAAGATCTCGTGCAGAGCATCGTGTCCGGCGTCAACCGGATCGTCAACGAGTCTTCCCCGATCGTCGACGCCCGGCTGAAGGACGGGTCGCGGGTCAACGTCGTGCTGCCGCCGATCGCGCTCAAAGGTCCGACGGTGACGATCCGCAAATTTCCGGAACGTCCGATGACGCTGGACGATCTCGTTCGGCACGGGGCGCTGGACGAAGACGCCGCGCTTCTGCTGAAGCATCTCGTGCGCAGCCGCTATAACCTTTTTATTAGCGGAGGAACGGGTTCGGGCAAGACGACTTTTCTCAATGCGCTGTCGCAGTACATCCCGCCCGACGAACGGGTCATTACGATCGAGGACTCCGCGGAGCTTCAGATCGTGACGGTGCCCAACCTCGTCTCGCTGGAGACCCGGAACGCCAACATGGAAGGCAAAGGCGAGATTTCGATCCGCGACCTGATCCGCTCTTCGCTGCGGATGCGGCCCAACCGGATCGTCGTCGGCGAAGTGCGCGGCGCGGAAGCGTTGGACATGCTGCAGGCGATGAACACCGGGCACTCGGGCAGCTTGTCGACCGGCCATAGCAACAGCGCGCAGGACATGGTCAGCCGGCTGGAAACGATGGTGCTGAGCGGGGCGGATCTGCCGGTTGCCGTGGTGCGCCAGCAGATCTCGTCCGCGATCGATCTGATCGTTCACTTGTCGCGGCTGCGGGACCGTTCGCGCCGGGTGGTGGAGATCAGCGAAGTGTCGGGGATGGAAGACGGGGCGGTCAAGCTGCGGAATCTGTTCCGCTTCGAAGAAGAAGGTGAGCGGGACGGACGGATCGTCGGATGCCTGCGCAGAAGCGCGGAGCCGATGCTGCGCACCGACAAGCTGCGGGACGCGGGCACGGCCGATTGGCGCCGGCTGGCCGGACTGCCGGAGAGGAGGTGA
- a CDS encoding TadE family protein has product MRDEVASFTVESAVVMPIVMLCVIVILMLCLYLYQSAVLVHASAITSERAAYSWNNRHKDPRTGSFGADRTEELYWRLTEDRLLASLFGGLGGGSGEESIRVPGGAGPSLGAVKMAKAAERLPKGMDGTMTSRRGLLHRIVTVLYTPLRLAPIRAIAGDRMGGSQYSTVVEPVEFIRNIELVRYYAGKFRADQAVPNDEKGGAAVAMTPANAGAQLGKKAAK; this is encoded by the coding sequence ATGCGCGACGAGGTAGCGAGCTTTACGGTCGAGTCCGCCGTCGTCATGCCGATCGTGATGCTCTGCGTCATCGTCATCTTGATGCTCTGCCTCTATCTGTATCAAAGCGCCGTGCTCGTTCACGCGTCGGCGATCACGTCGGAGCGGGCGGCATACAGTTGGAACAACCGGCATAAGGACCCGCGGACCGGAAGTTTCGGCGCGGACCGGACCGAAGAGCTGTATTGGCGTCTGACCGAAGACCGGCTGCTGGCTTCGCTGTTCGGCGGACTCGGCGGCGGATCGGGCGAAGAAAGTATCCGGGTGCCGGGAGGCGCCGGTCCGTCGCTTGGAGCCGTCAAAATGGCCAAAGCCGCGGAACGCCTTCCGAAAGGGATGGACGGGACGATGACCAGCCGGCGCGGCCTGCTGCATCGGATCGTCACGGTTCTGTATACGCCGCTCCGGTTGGCTCCGATCCGGGCGATCGCCGGCGACCGTATGGGCGGCTCGCAGTATTCGACGGTCGTCGAACCGGTGGAATTCATTCGCAATATCGAACTGGTCCGCTATTACGCGGGCAAATTTCGTGCGGATCAAGCGGTGCCGAATGACGAGAAGGGCGGCGCTGCCGTCGCCATGACCCCGGCAAACGCCGGAGCGCAGTTGGGCAAAAAAGCAGCCAAGTAA
- a CDS encoding Flp1 family type IVb pilin, producing the protein MLQAIGNKAKRIWREEDGLGTLEVILIIGITLIIALIFKKQITTLVTNLLASVTSKSQEFFK; encoded by the coding sequence ATGCTGCAAGCTATCGGGAACAAAGCCAAACGGATATGGAGAGAAGAAGACGGACTGGGCACGCTGGAAGTCATTTTGATTATCGGGATTACGCTGATCATCGCCCTGATTTTCAAAAAACAGATCACGACTCTGGTCACCAACCTGCTCGCAAGCGTCACTTCCAAAAGCCAAGAATTTTTCAAGTGA
- a CDS encoding A24 family peptidase, translated as MIDDMAAYMGCGCFLAAAFMTDVRTRKIPNRLNLLFALSGLLYRGVSHGADGLLFALQGCAAGFATLLLLYLLGAVGAGDVKLFAGIGAWTGLAFAAQTLLYSILFAGVIGLGILCWRREGLVRIKMIFGSLAGLFVFRSLSPLTADRVNHLTFPFMWAVLPGALAGYFYLH; from the coding sequence ATGATCGACGACATGGCTGCCTATATGGGCTGCGGCTGCTTTTTGGCTGCGGCCTTCATGACGGACGTTCGCACCCGCAAAATTCCCAATCGGCTGAACCTGTTGTTCGCGTTAAGCGGACTGCTGTATCGCGGCGTCTCGCACGGAGCGGACGGGCTGCTGTTTGCGCTGCAAGGCTGCGCCGCCGGATTTGCCACTCTGCTGCTGTTGTATCTGCTCGGAGCCGTCGGCGCGGGCGACGTCAAGTTGTTCGCGGGAATCGGAGCCTGGACAGGCCTCGCGTTCGCCGCCCAGACGCTGCTTTATTCTATTTTGTTCGCCGGAGTCATCGGGCTGGGCATTTTGTGCTGGCGGCGGGAAGGATTGGTGCGGATCAAGATGATCTTCGGCAGTTTGGCCGGACTGTTCGTGTTCCGCAGCCTGAGTCCGCTGACGGCGGATCGCGTCAACCATCTGACGTTTCCGTTCATGTGGGCGGTGCTGCCCGGCGCGCTGGCCGGATACTTTTATTTGCATTAA